One Mugil cephalus isolate CIBA_MC_2020 chromosome 17, CIBA_Mcephalus_1.1, whole genome shotgun sequence genomic window, GTGCTGGAGTTCGTGGTGGCGCTCTGCGTGGTGGCGTACGGGACCTGGGAGTCGCTGTTCGGGGAGTGGAGCTGGATGGGCGCCTCCGTCATCATCATCCACTCGTACTTCAACGTTTGGCTCAGGGCTCAGTCCGGCTGGAGGAGCTTCCTCCTCAGGCAGGAAGCGGCAAAGAAGATCAACTCCCTCCCCAGAGCCACggctcagcagctgcagcagcacaacGACGTCTGCTCCATCTGCTTCCAGGTCATTAGCGCTGTCATTAGTAGGTCAAAGGAAATATGTCACTACTTTCAGATTGGATTCCACAACGCGCAGACTAAACAAGGGACATACCCTGCTACGTGTATatatgaaacacaacaaagtgtTTATTCTCAAAGTATGCGATTCCTGTTTTTCCAGTTCGGTGCCAGCCTCCGCCTTTTTGTCATCAGACTTAAATCTTTGGGCCTGacacagtttctgttttcataccTGTCAGTGCTGTTCTCTTCCTGTTCAAGGAAGCAGCTACAGGGAATCGTAACGCCGGGCAGAGCTGTAAAAGACAAGACAGATAAGAGCTCGTTACATGAGTCAGAGAAGCACAAGtacagactgaaaacaaacacgtaACAGattttgtgaaatgaaataagaGATTGAAGAGGGgacaataaaattaataataataattaatttaaataccTTAGAGTGTCTGTTGGCAGCCATGATATAAGTactgcaaaataaattattatagTATTTGTTAgaaactgatcagccacaacattaagaccgaCTGCTCAAGCAAATTAACCCTTGGTTATATATCAGGCAGCAAGTCAACATTTTCTCCTCAAAGTTGACGTTGATGTGATGGAGTTGAATGTTTTACTTGTCCTTGTTCACCCAGGTTTTTGCAGAAAATCACTACAACTGCTTTTAATGTCGCgacaacaagacaacaacaacatttttctaCGTTTCTCCTCGCAGGAAATGAGCTCTGCCGTGTTGACGTACTGCGGACATTTCTTCCACGGCAACTGCCTCCGTAAGTGGCTGTACGTGCAGGAAACGTGCCCCATGTGTCACCAGAAGGTCCGGCCGACGTCGTCGGGGCAGGAGAGCCAGAGCGAGGCCTACGGTGACGGGCCTCCGCCTCAGAGAGAcgcagatccagatccagatccaggtccggctgcagagggaggagaagacCTGAACCCGGACGGTGACGCCGCTCGGGAGCTGCAGAGGGACGATGAAGCTGCTGATcccacggaggaggaggagcagcagcagcaggaggaggaggaggaggaggaggaggaggaaggatatGGAGATGGAGAACATGAGGACACGCCGGCTGATCCTCACAGTGAAGCTGTCCAAGGTCTTTGTTTCAGCTCCAGTGGAGACTTGGTTGGATTTATGGACCCTGCGGCTTCAGGAGACGTTTCTAGTTCCCACGTGCAGCTGGTTAAAACCCCTGACGCGCTCGGGGAGGAGAGCGGCAAAGACTCACCGCTGCCATCGACTCACGAAGCTGCAGACTCTGAATTAGCAGAAGCAGGGGACGGTGTTGCCTTCAGTCGTCGCTGCGATGGGACGTCTAAATCACGCTTCCATTCGCCGGCGTCGAACAGTACTGACAGAAGCAAAGACGGCGTGTCGGGGAGCCCCTTCGATAGCCAGACACGTGTCAGATCACGCAATCAGAACTCAGACTGCCACGACCATCATCACAATCACAAGGTTAACAGCACATATTCGGACAGGCTCAGAGAGTCCGAGCCACAGCTACTCCAGCTGTCGTCCTCAGACGTTTGCACAAGCACAGACGGCAGCGAGTGACTGCCCTGCATCAGTGCCTTGAAGGGTTTACAGTCGGGAAATCTCATTAATGGGGACTTAAACACATTTGCCTTTCTCCATGTGAAAGAATTACCAGACACTTTGAATGAATGTGCTTCGGTTTCAGCAAATAACACGTCTGGACACGAACGTGAGACTAAATTGTGGTGTACAACTGTAAAGGAAAATAAGAATATAATTAatatggaatttaaaaaaaaatcatgtgtaaTATAAAGCAATGCATCAATATTTAATTACTTCTAGCAGGTCAATGATGTTTACTCAGAGATAATGcatttgatttcttcatttaaatttttttttttgtttttgtccttgtagttTTCATGTGTAGCATTTTATGAAGTAGGAAAACGGAAGTTGTTCATGAATCAAACTTTTCGAATGTTCATCCAGTATTACATGACTGccatgaagttttttttttttttttttttttacatctttattaAACATGACATGTGCACAGAGCGGGCGACATTTTGTGTTATGATTAAAAAGTGTGAAGAGAACATCAGTTTTGGGGCCTTAAGCTGAGACAGACTAAATAACGTTTGTTGGTCTGAagattcagattttctttttaatgtctttgctgatgttaaatttaaatatagacaGGTTTACAGTGCTTTTAAGTGGCTCTTAGTTTGCTATTTTAACCTAATGATCTTAAACTAGAAAGCAAATATAGGAaaagccctaaaaaaaaaaagcaggccaGAGTTACGGTAATAAAGTAGAATCCACCTGAAGGCCCTTATTGTGTGGTCTCTAAACAAACAGACTGGGGAAGCGACTGAAGACTATCGtcatcaataattaacagttTTGACAGTAAACcgtaataaagaaaaatgcccaCAACTTCCTGGAACCTAAATTAGCACATCACATTCAAACTGCTTTCGATACAAACCAAAAATGATTCAAACAAGGTTTGAGGAGAATCAGCTgatgatatattttaaaattaacttgTGTACCAGGCTCTAAATAAGACTAATGTTTAGATCTGTTcctgtgcaaaaacacaaattacaagCACTATAATATGGTCAATACGTCAATAACGTTGCTAATTACAGACGTTTTTCCAGCTTGGAGTCGTCTTCTTTTGTCAATAAAAAGAATCAGACAGTTTGAGCAGAAACTGTTAATTTGAtatccattttttaattaatttgtgcAACAGTCTGCACTAAATAACACTAATATTGACCATGTTCCTGTACAAAAGCAGAGGTCCAGACATAATTAATGCTTCACTTATCCCGTTACATAAGGTGGCAAATTCAAATGTcctattttattaaaacaaaccaaactacACTTGAACAAAATTAACAGAAAATCTTTACATTTCAGAATCGGGCCCTAAATAACACCAATAATGGctttatttctgcacaaaaacaggaaTTGGGGCCACTATAATTTGGTCAATACATCAATGAAGCTGCTAATTATACAGCTGCTTTGCCAATGCAAACCACAGGACATATATATTACAGTATATGTATTACAGTTGCAGTTTTCCAGAAAACTTGGTAAATACAAATGTCCTGTTTTGTCAATAAAAACTAGACTCAGCATCTCCATCTTTAATTAATTTGTGCACCAATATGCCCTAAGTAACACTAATAATGGCTCTGTTTCTGTACAAAAAACAGGAATTGGGGGCACTATAATGTGGTCCAGACATCATCAAAGTTATTCATTACAGCTGCACTTTTCCTGTTATTAAATTTTACAATGTCTGATGagaaaaagtctttttttttctttcttttttttttaaaccaccaaCCAGCTGCCACACAGTCCCCATGAGGTCCAACCCAGAAACGTGTATAAACATAAAAGTCATGCTTTAACATGTAGTTAGTATCAGTTACAGTGACATTTAGGCCTTTAGTATTAATTACAGACTCGCATATTGTGGCTGTCatacatgttgtgtgtgttttttttccagcaagCTTGTAACCAATCTGTCATCACATCCGCCCCGTCACCCAGCAGCGAGCTGCACCGCCTTCACATCATAAAGCTTCAAATACATGTAGACGGGAAACCGAAACAGGAGTTTTCGTTCGACCGGGTCACTTCACCGGGCACACGCACTTACCCAGCTTCCCTCGAGGATAACAGATAACCGAATATAAGACGCTAAAAAAACTGCGAAGGAAGAGAGCGAGTTACCGAAGGACGGTTTATAACCCAACTCCGCGCATACGTAGTTTTAGCTCGCTAGCCGGCTAACGACGCTAGCTCGGGAAGAAAGGCCTTCAGGTTGACCCAGCGTTAATTATTTAGCGGGGAGCGAATCATCCTGGCATATCACAGTTGCCCCTCACTACTTGGATCGAAAAACCTTCGAAGTAAAGAGCAGACCACGGAAAAAGGATGGCCCTGAAAAGGATCCACAAGGTAAGACGGCGTCGTTAACTAACGGTATTCGCTCGCCTCGCTAGACTCCCACAATGCAGCTGACGCTGTTCTCGACCCAGTATCGTGTGAAACTAGGCGCTTATTCGTGTCAGAGAAGTCGTTAAGTTTGAACTTCTTAGTGGGTATTGTTTGGTACGTCCACAATTTATGTAAATTTTGCTATTGGCACCGGCTAACTCCAACGGACGCCGCTTAACGTTCGTTTTGGCAAACACCATTCGGCTAACTAGCTAACTGGCTAACATTAGCAGTTTCAGTTACGGGATAAttcagctaagctaactggctaacgataataaaagattttttttcccaatttttgttattattttagcGGTATCTGTTATGGGGTCACTTAGATCGCTAACTACACAgcaataatatatatttaatggtatttatttttagcagtgCCCGAAAGAGGATCAttcagctaagctaactggctaatATTAGCACTTCCAGTTACGGGATAAttcagctaagctaactggctaacACTAGCAGTTCAGTTCGGGGATAATTCGACtaacattaacacatttttattttttgtttatttatttttagtgctgTCCGTTGGATGAGTGATTCAGATGGTTAACTCGATAACATTAATAACaatttttgattttaattttatttcattatttatttatttattattagatgTGTTCGTTCGGGGGATCTTTCGGAAAGCTAACTGGCTAACATTAGCGGTTCGGTTAAGGGATCAGTCGAAGTGGATTGACGGCGAAAAGAGGCCTCGTGGATTGCCCAACACTTGATACGTCCACATGAACGGACACATGTTTTAAACACTGCCTGGTTAAATCACcaaaactttaaactgtaaattttaaaactttaaacgTTTTGCGCCTTGGTAGTTCGCTGACCGATTAAACATTCCATATTCGCAGTGGTTCGGGGTTACCAGAACCAGTGACTCATTTTCTCAGTGAGGATTTGTGTTGGTAGTCAGAGCTGTGTTCATGATACACCTCCTTGGTATTTGTCGAGTCTCTTTACGTAGTAGGGTGTGTGTGGTCAGGCAGTGTAGTGGAGGAAAATGGCAGATGTAGAAAAGACGTGTGAACACCATGGCTGGGTTTCTGAACTCTCCTGTTGACTCGAATCTTCTTTCAGGGATGTCCATAAACTAACTTGTGAAattatacgtgtgtgtgtgtgtaggctaACCAGGGTGCGGCATTGGCCTCCACCTCTCTTTTTAAAATAGACCTAGATCTAAAAATACCACAGACCCTGGTATACAGTATAGGCCTgagtctctttttttaaagtggagCTGATAAACAAAGTGGGCCCCCTACCCCTGAGCTGGTGCCGGGTTGAATTTGGAAATAAGTTGCCAGAGATAACAACACCACCCTGAGGAAgttgtgaaataaatgaatcccCAGCTACTCGCGTCCACCCCTGACCCAACTCTCCCGTGTTGACATTTGGAAGTGCTGCACCGTCCGCACATTGATTTTTAGATCACCCTCATTGTTTTGTCTCCCTAAGATTACTGTGGTCTAATTGGTTATTGTTCTAAACCTCTTTTCATTACAGGAGCTTAATGACCTGGCTCGTGACCCTCCAGCACAGTGCTCAGCCGGCCCTGTGGGAGATGACAGTAAGTgcttaatttcatttaaaaaagaaaaatgtctgtagTTTCTCTCATCACATCTTCTAATATAGTATTATGTGCGACTAATGGCCACAAAACCTCAAACTATACTATGTTGTGATgcaaaatataacattttcacatttatataGCTATAAAATGGTTCTCTTtacagaaatattaatttagTGTTGAGCCTCTAAAGCAGTTTAATGTAGGGAAAAGCTAAAACTAAGTCAAAGTTACATTTGACTTAGTTTTAGATGTGtcctaaaagtaaaaaaatactgttaccAGGAAGGTGCCAGAACATTTGAGAAGCCTAGTTCCTGTCAGATCACATACCTGTGACCTTTCCCCATTTTAACGCTTTACTTTCTGTTTTGCAGTGTTTCACTGGCAAGCCACAATCATGGGACCTGTAAGTACTTTATGATATAACTGTTGCTATCTTCCTACTTGAAAGCAGAACGGTGTTAAAATGTTGCAGTGAACTTGTGTCACCGACTACTTAAAATGTAATCACAAGATAGAGGTTAAGGTCTAATTTGGTAGTGGCGTGTGGCGTCGGGGGGAAACTGTGGTCAAGCAAAGTTTataatttgtgtcatttgtttttgtttttcagaatgaCAGTCCATATCAGGGAGGTGTTTTCTTCTTGACAATTCATTTTCCAACAGACTACCCCTTCAAACCACCCAAGGTCAGTGAGCCTGGTGTAGAAACCATAACATAAACGGCTAACTTAAGTTTCAAGGAGCTAAACTTTAAAACCCTAAACACTTCCCCGTTTTTGGGTAAATAATGAATGCAACAAACATTTCCTGTAAGTGGAGCCGAGCCCGGGCCACTCGGCAACAACAACTCGTGTTATCTGCTCAACAACCTGCATTAAGTAATACCTGTAATTCCAGAAGTTGTCAGTCATGAGGATCAAGCGTCACTGCCTCGTATCAAGGAATTCAAATTACATAACAATGATCTTGTTCTGTGACTTTACCTTACCtaacttcttttctttgttttttttcctccctctctcactcaGGTTGCATTTACGACAAGAATTTACCACCCAAATATTAACAGTAACGGCAGTATCTGTCTGGATATTCTCAGATCACAGTGGTCTCCTGCACTTACTATTTCTAAAGGTATTAATCTGTTTATTACAGCAAATCTGTTTATCGTTATAAAGAGTCAAATCCTGGTGTGGTGCGTTGTAAAGTTTACAAtgtctttgttctgtttgttgtaGTTCTTCTCTCCATTTGCTCACTCCTATGTGACCCGAACCCCGACGACCCACTAGTGCCAGAGATCGCACGAATCTACAAAACAGATAGTCAGAAGTAAGTACACATCTTATTCGTGTGTCTTAACTATTCTCCAAACTTGTGAAATAACCCCATAGCCCCTGTAGCGTGTATTCTTGACAGAAATTGCTGTAGtttaatttcaaaattaaaCTGTAGTGAACCTAGTTTCATCCTGTCAGGTACAATAAACTAGCTCAGGAGTGGACGGCGAAGTATGCCATGCTTTAGGGTAAGGCCAAGAGCTCGTAGTGCACCTTGGCTAGTGCTTTGTGGTTTGGATGTGTTGTGATTCTCCGGTCTGACTTGTCATATCTAGAGGCCTGGCTCTTTGCTATGAAGCTGATAACTGCAGCGTACTAATCTCTGTAATATAGAGTTATGTGTTAGTCCCAGTCAGCTCAggtctttgtttttacttcttgGTTCCCTGAAGATGGAAACCATAAACAAACAAGAGTGTTTCTGAGCTACAGGTGCTCTGATCTCTTACTGGAGGCCAGAGAAATCAAGATGTCAACAGACGAAACCAGCCAGGTCTACCGTTCCAAGAAACGACACTTGATTCTTTATGCAATTATCGTGGACCGTATCCCAACACGCACAATACGTTTAATTACATTCCTTTAGgtagaatttaaaaacaacttgcAGAGacctgagagagggagagatgatcCATCACAGCTAATGATGGGTTGCCTTTCTTTGTCGCAGTTGTTATTGTTGCAGTGAACATCGTGAAAAAATGTTCTTGCTTGTGCGATTGAGGACATGCCAACAGCTCGCTTTCCAAAAACGAACAGCGTTCATGAGCCATGATGTCTGAAACTGAAGCCCAGCAGCCAAACAATAAGGATAACATTAGTCACTTGCATGAAAAGGTTTCTGTGGTGGCAGATTATGAGCATCAGGTGTTCTAAGATACAAAAGCACGAGATGACGGGTGTGTCACCGTGTAATGATGGAACATTTCAAAAAGGAAATGGATCCTAAATCATTTTCTGTGGAATTGAACAGACGCCAGAGGAGATCCATCTAAAAGGTGTTGTCAGGAATAGATCTATGATTCAGCAGCTCGATGCTTTACATAGTTTCAGCCTCATTGAGTTAATATGCAAACTAATCATGGAGCAGGAAACGAAACGTATAAGGAAAAGGAGCCGAAACAAACTGAGGCATTTAAGAATAACCTTTCACTTTTGAAGTTGAGCCGATCGCGCTGTTAAAACCATCCTAATAAACAGTAAATAGATGTTTGTAGACATGTGACATTCATGTCATCTTTAATCcatctcattattattattctttaagAAGTGTCTAAAAAGCTATTGCGCGTTATTTAAGTAGCCTAAAGTATTCATGACTCGTTAtttaccattaaaaaaaattgcattgaaGCTACAGTTGAATTGGTTTGACATACATCATTAACTTTTAGTGCATTTAATTCCAGTTTATTCCATTTTAAATGGTGTTCATATCATCCGGGGATTATGTTTGCATGTGAACCTAGTCACTAACTCCAGCATGAAATGGATTGTTCtcacaaaaaatgtatttgtcacattggTGCATAAAGGTGATGCTTGACTTGACAAATATTGCACTGTTTGACATAAGGATGTTGAGACAAAATGTTTGTGCATATACTGACACGTGGTGTTTGTGGCTAACCTGCCTTGACCTGGTTTTGTGCACATGCATTCAGATCTAGCTGGAGTCGTGCACATGTGCGAGTTCTTAAAGCCGGAGATGAGCCTGCGCAGTTAtgtaactttttctttttctttcttcttcttcgcagATACACCAAAATGGCAAAAGAATGGACACAAAAGTACGCGATGTGATGGCGTCCTATGGAAAGCTGGTGGAAAATGTTGTTGCTGGTTCAAACTTAAAATTCCGggattcagtttttcttttttcactttatttttattttattcttttgtttttgttttttgttttttttttggttaatcAGAGCATTTTACCCCTCTTCCTTTTTCCACCTGACGCGCTCATAAGAAGATAGTGTTTCCTCTCTAGGACACGTGCCAGTTTCTGTAACGTCTCGACTCCTCTGTTTTGtatggagttaaaaaaaaaaaaaaaagaatattaataataataataataattatggtTCTGAGCACTCGGCTTGAGCATGCACCAGTACTTTTCTTTACAGCCCGAAATTGGTGATGTTAGTCATTTTTACTCTGCACACACTTAGTAGAATCTGATGCAGCATTTAACCCCACGATGATCCCACCGGGTCGAACCGACTGGATCCTCTGAGGTTGATACTTCACTGTAGGCTCGGTTTCTAAGAGcacttgtaaaaaataaaagcctgcaTTTTGCCGTAACcccatttactaatgtctcaaattggccaaataaaaaaaaataaaaaaaaatcagcatttttatttttttaaatcagagaAGGAAAATTCTGCTAAATATTGAGGGTTAATGGCTCCTGGACTGGTGCAACGTTGCTACGTTCTGATCAATAATATAGGAAATCTATTACCTGAGGAAAGAAGTGTATCTTATTCCACTATCAAAGTGTGTGTACAGAGAAGCACAGCAGTATATATCAATGTTAaggaaacaaaatataagaacTTCAATGTTGTATTTTATGCATGTTAATAAAGGTAGGCTATTATATCTGATATGTTTCTGCAAATTAAGTGGATTGTAAAGGTTGAACAGTTGGAAACAATTTGGTTCCCCTCAAAGGCTTtctatttctcttctctttttttttctgtttagaaGCCAGTAGATGAGCAGTTAGTTTTTACGCCCACTCAAACACTGTCTTCTTGTAGCCCTAAAATACTGATGCAAAGCTAATGGTTGATAATCAACTTGTGgctctgtttctttttagttttcccTTCAATAAAGTTACTCAAACCATAAAAACGCTCTCTCGTGCTTGGTTTCATTTGAATTAAGAGCATATGTTGGAGACTGATACTAATGGGGTTGAAATGGGGATCAACCTCTGAAGGACCTTTTGTTAATGAGTCAAGTGCTTTTATAGTGCAGGTGTCAAATATGCGGCCTGTGGGCTAAAAACGGCCCATCAGACGGTCTAATCTGGCCGTCGGCATGAGTTTACAAAGTGCAGCAAGTGCATAGCAGACGGCTATTCTTAATGTGTCCACTGT contains:
- the LOC125023822 gene encoding ubiquitin-conjugating enzyme E2 D2-like isoform X2, whose amino-acid sequence is MALKRIHKELNDLARDPPAQCSAGPVGDDMFHWQATIMGPNDSPYQGGVFFLTIHFPTDYPFKPPKVAFTTRIYHPNINSNGSICLDILRSQWSPALTISKVLLSICSLLCDPNPDDPLVPEIARIYKTDSQKYTKMAKEWTQKYAM
- the LOC125023822 gene encoding ubiquitin-conjugating enzyme E2 D2-like isoform X1, which gives rise to MALKRIHKELNDLARDPPAQCSAGPVGDDMFHWQATIMGPNDSPYQGGVFFLTIHFPTDYPFKPPKVAFTTRIYHPNINSNGSICLDILRSQWSPALTISKVLLSICSLLCDPNPDDPLVPEIARIYKTDSQKYNKLAQEWTAKYAML